DNA from Syntrophorhabdus sp.:
GATGATGGCAACGGCCGCATCGCGCGTGCCATTGCCGATATGACCCTGGCCCGCTCAGAGGCAAGCTCACAGCGTTTTTACAGCATGTCGGCCCAGATCCGCAACGAGCGGGACATCTACTACGACACGTTGGAACAGGCCCAGCAGGGAACACTGGATATTACATCCTATCTGGACTGGTTCCTCTCCTGCCTCCACCACTCCTTTGACGGCGTGGACGGCACTCTCGGAACCGTTCTGAGGATGGCCAGGTTTTGGGACACCCACGCCAGCGAGACTTTCAACGTGCGGCAACGTCTGATCCTGAGCAAACTGCTCGAGAGCTTCGAGGGAAAGCTGACATCAACAAAATGGGCAAAGCTGTCCAAGTGTTCCCAGGATACAGCACTGCGCGATATCCTCGATCTTGTCGCAAGGGGGATCCTGGTGAAGGACCCGGGCGGCGGCCGCAGTACGAGCTATTCACTCGCGAATGACACAACGTGGTGACCAGTCTCCGTGAAGTCCCCGTCTTGTTAACACCCGTCACCAGAAGGTCTTTATTTTGTATTTGGCTATATCGGCGTCTCGTGTGACGACAGCCATCTTTTCGAGAATTGACTGGGCTATGATAATGCGATCGAAGGGATCACGGTGGATGGCCGGAAGCCGGGACACATGGAGCGCATGGCTCATCTCGACAGGAAGCGGCTCGATAGCATTCTTCATCAGCTGGCCCGGAATGAATCGATCAGGTCTGTCCGGCAGACGAAGCCTTCCCAGATTGACCTTTATGGCTATCTCCCAGGCGGAAGCCACGCTCAGGAAGAGCTCGTTCGTCTGATTCCTCATGACATCGCGCACGCGAGACGACAGTTGCGGGCTATCGATTATCCACCAGAGGAACACATGGGTGTCCAGGATAAGCCTCATCCCTCGTACTCGCCAAGGATCGATTCGGGCAATGGTTCGTCGAAGTTCTTTTCGATGATCACTTTCCCTTTAGCCGTTCCCGCCACCCGTTGAGCGGTCTTGTCCCGAATGGGAACGAGGCGGGCTATTGGTGTCCCAGCCCTCGCTATGGTGATCTCTTCCCCGCTTTCCACCCGGTTGAGCAACTCTGATAATCTCGTTTTGGCTTCGTGTATATTCACTCTCATAGACCCATAATAGACTAAGTAGTGGACTAAGTCAATATCACCATGTTGTATCGTTGCCCTCGCCCCTGTCCCCTGCTTCATGCTCCCTTTCCCTCTGCCCTTATCATTCTCACTCCCTCATGAACAGTGCGGGGTCGTTCGTCGCCCTGCGGGCTTCCTCCTCCTCAACCTGTTCCGAATCGACAAGGACCCTGAGGCTCTGGTTGAG
Protein-coding regions in this window:
- a CDS encoding type II toxin-antitoxin system Phd/YefM family antitoxin; amino-acid sequence: MRVNIHEAKTRLSELLNRVESGEEITIARAGTPIARLVPIRDKTAQRVAGTAKGKVIIEKNFDEPLPESILGEYEG
- a CDS encoding type II toxin-antitoxin system VapC family toxin, yielding MRLILDTHVFLWWIIDSPQLSSRVRDVMRNQTNELFLSVASAWEIAIKVNLGRLRLPDRPDRFIPGQLMKNAIEPLPVEMSHALHVSRLPAIHRDPFDRIIIAQSILEKMAVVTRDADIAKYKIKTFW